One Molothrus ater isolate BHLD 08-10-18 breed brown headed cowbird chromosome 4, BPBGC_Mater_1.1, whole genome shotgun sequence genomic window carries:
- the ST3GAL5 gene encoding lactosylceramide alpha-2,3-sialyltransferase isoform X2 — protein MLSDSNSVKLKSDHSPPVQWCKVAAREDEKTKLVFKRILALFVLGGCFLYILKLHLEPEECDRTKMPYVDLDRVKRAQQFASAVLQEQCRPSYAKKEMRKLFAEKYSMDISPFVRKNMNEDEALFKYEPPFGFHKFSDKLKDLLELLPEHDLPEELKSKHCKRCVVVGSGGILHGSELGHLLNQFDIVIRLNDAPVQGYADHVGNKTTIRMTYPEGAPLSEHEYPPASLFVAVLFKGVDFNWLQAMVKNETLPLWARLFFWKEVAEKIPFTSKQFRILNPVVIKETALDILQFPEPRSKFWGWDKNVPTIGVTAVVLATHLCDEVSLAGFGYDLDQPSTPLHYYNNLCMAAMKEQTMHNVTSETKFLQKLIKEKVVKDLTGGIHCEFCSKDS, from the exons ATGCTGAGTGACAGTAACTCTGTGAAGCTGAAAAGTGATCATTCACCTCCTGTGCAATGGTGTAAGGTGGCTGCACGTGAAGATGAGAAGACCAAGCTGGTTTTTAAAAG AATTCTTGCACTGTTTGTGCTTGGAGGGTGCTTCCTTTATATTCTCAAATTGCATCTTGAACCTGAGGAATGTGACAGAACAAAAATGCCATATGTGGACCTTGATCGTGTAAAG aGGGCACAGCAATTTGCCAGcgctgtgctgcaggagcagtgccgACCTTCTTATGCCAAGAAGGAGATGAGGAAGTTGTTTGCAGAGAAATACAGCATGGACATATCTCCCTTTGTAAGGAAAAATATGAATGAAGATGaagctttatttaaatatgaaCCTCCATTTGGATTTCACAAGTTCTCTGATAAACTTAAAGATCTCCTTGAGCTCTTACCTGAGCATGATTTACCAGAAGAGTTGAAGTCAAAGCACTGTAAGCGCTGTGTTGTTGTTGGCAGTGGTGGAATTCTCCATGGATCAGAGCTGGGTCACTTATTGAATCAGTTTGATATTGTTATCAG GTTAAATGATGCACCAGTTCAAGGCTACGCTGATCATGTTGGTAACAAAACAACGATACGGATGACGTACCCCGAAGGAGCCCCCCTTTCTGAGCACGAGTATCCTCCTGCAAGCTTGTTTGTGGCTGTTCTGTTTAAAGGAGTTGATTTCAACTGGCTTCAAGCCATGGTAAAAAATGAAACCTTG CCTCTGTGGGCACGACTCTTCTTTTGGAAGGAGGTTGCTGAGAAAATTCCTTTCACATCAAAGCAGTTTAGGATTCTCAATCCAGTTGTTATCAAAGAGACAGCTTTGGACATTTTACAGTTCCCTGAGCCTCGATCAAAGTTCTGGGGTTGGGATAAG AATGTACCTACAATTGGGGTCACAGCAGTTGTTCTGGCCACACATTTATGTGATGAAGTGAGCTTAGCAGGATTTGGATATGACCTGGATCAGCCCAGCACACCTTTGCACTATTACAACAACCTCTGCATGGCTGCCATGAAAGAACAAACTATGCACAATGTGACAAGTGAAACAAAATTCCTGCAAAAACTGATCAAAGAAAAAGTGGTCAAAGACCTCACTGGAGGGATACACTGTGAATTCTGCAGCAAAGACAGCTAG
- the ST3GAL5 gene encoding lactosylceramide alpha-2,3-sialyltransferase isoform X3, which yields MRRPSWFLKGTRKILALFVLGGCFLYILKLHLEPEECDRTKMPYVDLDRVKRAQQFASAVLQEQCRPSYAKKEMRKLFAEKYSMDISPFVRKNMNEDEALFKYEPPFGFHKFSDKLKDLLELLPEHDLPEELKSKHCKRCVVVGSGGILHGSELGHLLNQFDIVIRLNDAPVQGYADHVGNKTTIRMTYPEGAPLSEHEYPPASLFVAVLFKGVDFNWLQAMVKNETLPLWARLFFWKEVAEKIPFTSKQFRILNPVVIKETALDILQFPEPRSKFWGWDKNVPTIGVTAVVLATHLCDEVSLAGFGYDLDQPSTPLHYYNNLCMAAMKEQTMHNVTSETKFLQKLIKEKVVKDLTGGIHCEFCSKDS from the exons ATGAGAAGACCAAGCTGGTTTTTAAAAGGTACTCGCAA AATTCTTGCACTGTTTGTGCTTGGAGGGTGCTTCCTTTATATTCTCAAATTGCATCTTGAACCTGAGGAATGTGACAGAACAAAAATGCCATATGTGGACCTTGATCGTGTAAAG aGGGCACAGCAATTTGCCAGcgctgtgctgcaggagcagtgccgACCTTCTTATGCCAAGAAGGAGATGAGGAAGTTGTTTGCAGAGAAATACAGCATGGACATATCTCCCTTTGTAAGGAAAAATATGAATGAAGATGaagctttatttaaatatgaaCCTCCATTTGGATTTCACAAGTTCTCTGATAAACTTAAAGATCTCCTTGAGCTCTTACCTGAGCATGATTTACCAGAAGAGTTGAAGTCAAAGCACTGTAAGCGCTGTGTTGTTGTTGGCAGTGGTGGAATTCTCCATGGATCAGAGCTGGGTCACTTATTGAATCAGTTTGATATTGTTATCAG GTTAAATGATGCACCAGTTCAAGGCTACGCTGATCATGTTGGTAACAAAACAACGATACGGATGACGTACCCCGAAGGAGCCCCCCTTTCTGAGCACGAGTATCCTCCTGCAAGCTTGTTTGTGGCTGTTCTGTTTAAAGGAGTTGATTTCAACTGGCTTCAAGCCATGGTAAAAAATGAAACCTTG CCTCTGTGGGCACGACTCTTCTTTTGGAAGGAGGTTGCTGAGAAAATTCCTTTCACATCAAAGCAGTTTAGGATTCTCAATCCAGTTGTTATCAAAGAGACAGCTTTGGACATTTTACAGTTCCCTGAGCCTCGATCAAAGTTCTGGGGTTGGGATAAG AATGTACCTACAATTGGGGTCACAGCAGTTGTTCTGGCCACACATTTATGTGATGAAGTGAGCTTAGCAGGATTTGGATATGACCTGGATCAGCCCAGCACACCTTTGCACTATTACAACAACCTCTGCATGGCTGCCATGAAAGAACAAACTATGCACAATGTGACAAGTGAAACAAAATTCCTGCAAAAACTGATCAAAGAAAAAGTGGTCAAAGACCTCACTGGAGGGATACACTGTGAATTCTGCAGCAAAGACAGCTAG
- the ST3GAL5 gene encoding lactosylceramide alpha-2,3-sialyltransferase isoform X1, translating to MQRRRACGLGPEQSAGCAPSPAPELPAMLSDSNSVKLKSDHSPPVQWCKVAAREDEKTKLVFKRILALFVLGGCFLYILKLHLEPEECDRTKMPYVDLDRVKRAQQFASAVLQEQCRPSYAKKEMRKLFAEKYSMDISPFVRKNMNEDEALFKYEPPFGFHKFSDKLKDLLELLPEHDLPEELKSKHCKRCVVVGSGGILHGSELGHLLNQFDIVIRLNDAPVQGYADHVGNKTTIRMTYPEGAPLSEHEYPPASLFVAVLFKGVDFNWLQAMVKNETLPLWARLFFWKEVAEKIPFTSKQFRILNPVVIKETALDILQFPEPRSKFWGWDKNVPTIGVTAVVLATHLCDEVSLAGFGYDLDQPSTPLHYYNNLCMAAMKEQTMHNVTSETKFLQKLIKEKVVKDLTGGIHCEFCSKDS from the exons cAATGCTGAGTGACAGTAACTCTGTGAAGCTGAAAAGTGATCATTCACCTCCTGTGCAATGGTGTAAGGTGGCTGCACGTGAAGATGAGAAGACCAAGCTGGTTTTTAAAAG AATTCTTGCACTGTTTGTGCTTGGAGGGTGCTTCCTTTATATTCTCAAATTGCATCTTGAACCTGAGGAATGTGACAGAACAAAAATGCCATATGTGGACCTTGATCGTGTAAAG aGGGCACAGCAATTTGCCAGcgctgtgctgcaggagcagtgccgACCTTCTTATGCCAAGAAGGAGATGAGGAAGTTGTTTGCAGAGAAATACAGCATGGACATATCTCCCTTTGTAAGGAAAAATATGAATGAAGATGaagctttatttaaatatgaaCCTCCATTTGGATTTCACAAGTTCTCTGATAAACTTAAAGATCTCCTTGAGCTCTTACCTGAGCATGATTTACCAGAAGAGTTGAAGTCAAAGCACTGTAAGCGCTGTGTTGTTGTTGGCAGTGGTGGAATTCTCCATGGATCAGAGCTGGGTCACTTATTGAATCAGTTTGATATTGTTATCAG GTTAAATGATGCACCAGTTCAAGGCTACGCTGATCATGTTGGTAACAAAACAACGATACGGATGACGTACCCCGAAGGAGCCCCCCTTTCTGAGCACGAGTATCCTCCTGCAAGCTTGTTTGTGGCTGTTCTGTTTAAAGGAGTTGATTTCAACTGGCTTCAAGCCATGGTAAAAAATGAAACCTTG CCTCTGTGGGCACGACTCTTCTTTTGGAAGGAGGTTGCTGAGAAAATTCCTTTCACATCAAAGCAGTTTAGGATTCTCAATCCAGTTGTTATCAAAGAGACAGCTTTGGACATTTTACAGTTCCCTGAGCCTCGATCAAAGTTCTGGGGTTGGGATAAG AATGTACCTACAATTGGGGTCACAGCAGTTGTTCTGGCCACACATTTATGTGATGAAGTGAGCTTAGCAGGATTTGGATATGACCTGGATCAGCCCAGCACACCTTTGCACTATTACAACAACCTCTGCATGGCTGCCATGAAAGAACAAACTATGCACAATGTGACAAGTGAAACAAAATTCCTGCAAAAACTGATCAAAGAAAAAGTGGTCAAAGACCTCACTGGAGGGATACACTGTGAATTCTGCAGCAAAGACAGCTAG
- the ST3GAL5 gene encoding lactosylceramide alpha-2,3-sialyltransferase isoform X4 — translation MTYPEGAPLSEHEYPPASLFVAVLFKGVDFNWLQAMVKNETLPLWARLFFWKEVAEKIPFTSKQFRILNPVVIKETALDILQFPEPRSKFWGWDKNVPTIGVTAVVLATHLCDEVSLAGFGYDLDQPSTPLHYYNNLCMAAMKEQTMHNVTSETKFLQKLIKEKVVKDLTGGIHCEFCSKDS, via the exons ATGACGTACCCCGAAGGAGCCCCCCTTTCTGAGCACGAGTATCCTCCTGCAAGCTTGTTTGTGGCTGTTCTGTTTAAAGGAGTTGATTTCAACTGGCTTCAAGCCATGGTAAAAAATGAAACCTTG CCTCTGTGGGCACGACTCTTCTTTTGGAAGGAGGTTGCTGAGAAAATTCCTTTCACATCAAAGCAGTTTAGGATTCTCAATCCAGTTGTTATCAAAGAGACAGCTTTGGACATTTTACAGTTCCCTGAGCCTCGATCAAAGTTCTGGGGTTGGGATAAG AATGTACCTACAATTGGGGTCACAGCAGTTGTTCTGGCCACACATTTATGTGATGAAGTGAGCTTAGCAGGATTTGGATATGACCTGGATCAGCCCAGCACACCTTTGCACTATTACAACAACCTCTGCATGGCTGCCATGAAAGAACAAACTATGCACAATGTGACAAGTGAAACAAAATTCCTGCAAAAACTGATCAAAGAAAAAGTGGTCAAAGACCTCACTGGAGGGATACACTGTGAATTCTGCAGCAAAGACAGCTAG